One Cardiocondyla obscurior isolate alpha-2009 linkage group LG02, Cobs3.1, whole genome shotgun sequence genomic window, ttatactAATAAGTAACAAAAGAAGAAGCAAAGTTTCCAAACACATGAAACCTTTCAACGCACAAGCATCGCATTACATTTCTTGATATTTTCTTAACAACcagaaaaattgttatataacAATGTACAGTTTAATCTTCTTGTGCTATCTGTtacaaaagtttaattaatttaataaaaaatatttatcatgtTTCTTATTCCATTTTCTGTTCCTACACATACATTGTACTCAGatcagatatattttaaaaatctataatactaccatataataataattaattgtttttaataataagtgaggcattttaataaaaacaatcaTTTTCATGTATCAACATTACATACATTTTGGAATATAAAAACCACAAATGACATTTGTACAttggtattaaataaaaaaagtttattgtgtcatattacatttttctttttgttcataaaacttttactttctttcatATATACAGCCATGTGTatgtaaatgaattaaatctACCAGAAAAATCATTATATAACAATGTACAGTTTAATCTTCTTCTGCTATCTGTtacaaaagtttaataaatttaataaaaaatatttatcatgtTTCTTATTCCATTTTCTGTTCCTACACATACATTGTACTCAGatcagatatattttaaaaatctattatactaccatataataataattaatcgtttttaataataagtggggcatttcaataaaaacaattattttcatgtATCAACATTACATACATTTTGGAATATAAAAACCACAAATGACATTTGTACATTGAtgttaaataacttaaaaaaggTTAATTTTGTCATTACAAATCTGAGAACTATGTGAATGAGTTCCAAACAAATTCCTATTTATTTCGgttaattttactttcaaaaacaattttttctttttagtatGCATAAGTAATGCACGAgctcgatataaaaataaaaattacaatgttTTTTCATTTAACCATTCAAATCGTGtagaaaacatttaaaacgCATTAAATTCtcaaacaataattaatattataataattataaagtaagtaataattaatagaattttagataatatagatatagaatattagataatatagaatataaaacatagaataataataaaagaaattacaatattacgaaaaaaaaatttcagcatttaacagattaattaataaaaatataatgtctGATTGTGCGTGGTTTGACCGGCACCATGGCCACGTCCGCGGCCACGTCCGCGACCACGGCCCCGgcccctatttttttttcctttcatcCATCGTGGTgctgtaaagtaaaaaaaatatattattaaaatattattaaaaaataaaataaaatattaattattagtataatgtttatttttgttatttacgTTTCTTCATCAATGCTTCTAATTCCTTGATCCTTTTAATTAGGTCATCTTTCGTAGGTTCGGCTTGTGCGGGCTCTTGTTCTAATTCCTTGATTCTTTTTATTAGCTCCTCTCTTGTAGGTTCGGCCGGTGCGAGCTCTTGGAGCACCGTGTGGTGCCTAGTGTTATCccttcgtataattaaatttggtGTCAAGTCCTTTAGATGAAGAGGCGGTTGCTGTTGGGCAGCCGTCTCCTTGGGACGAGGAGGGGGCTGCTGTTGGGCAGCCGTCTTTTTGTCGCAAGGAGACGGCTGACGCTCATTTCCAATGTCCATGATActgaagtaataaaatatatgtgtgtgtgtgtgtgtgtgtgtgtgtgtgtgtgtgtgtgtgtgtgtgtgtgtgtgtgtgtgtgtgtgtgtgtgtgtgtgtgtgtgtgtgtgtgtgtgtgtgtgtgtgtgtgtgtgtgtgtgtgtgtgtattaattaataagttgtAATTTACTTACTTATCGAATATGTTGTCGTCGTTTACGTCCATGATCTGACTACCAATGCGCGCCATATTGCGTTATGTGGATTTGGAGGGAAGGATAAAAGCCGATCGCGATTTTAGTACgagttttcaataatttagtaattacGGTGAGTTTCGTAACGTATATTTACATAGTTTGTGACGGCTGTCACTACAGCGAGAGTGAAATATTGTTCGTGTTTTTTTGTGAGATAGATCGCGTATAATTTACATTGACAGCGCAGATTGGGTTTAGGATTGTTCGCCGTGCAAGGACTGTTCGTCGTGCATTTATTTAGTGATAACCGGGGTAAGATAcgttttcgctttttcttgCAATCCTCGCTTATTTTCTCGCAATGACTGTTATCTATTAATGattattctctttcgctttcattcttgcttctgattggctgaatgaactaattaatgactattaatatgttacgtctccgactccgcgtctctttttttcgacgtatattaaaatcttagttaaggggaaggtagaccgtagtccattgtaatataaaaaaaaggaacttcagagtctttcagaaaataaattcaatagacgtccacatattccgggacaatttgttgcgtggaagcataaaaaacatgcaacaaattgcgaacgggcgccaacaggatgtcagacaaagaatttgtctagacataacacaaaaaaaatcaaaatttaagagctcataaatatttcaactttgataacctgtctgtcataggaaaagaaaaataactttttcttaaaattgtaattgcgtaccgatcccgagctttagaaaaaccaagggcgcgagagacccgaaattaccggagtatgtgacgcaggcaaaggcaataaagccaggtaaccatatgtcatatggaaagtaagagttacctaaccatctctcgatggaaatgatagaaaaattctggaaggctcggaaggggtaactcgttgaagcgggggtgcttcgaaggcacattacttccttaaaaccaatggatttcgggaactcctcaccaaaatctagaaactaagggcgaaaacttaaaatagagaagggatgaagtgcgagtgcccaataattttgagataggaaaagtggaggaataagctctgcaaatgagagattagaatctcagaaaaatgaaaattcgggaagagtcctccccttttccgagcttataaaatcttgtgctcaggctgagcacgctctcttgcatcttaGCTACAACCGAATAAGTTTTACTTAAACCTCACGTGAGTGTCTTGAGTGTGCAAGTCAATCCGAAGAAGCagtttgaagatctcctaaaagtaagttccaacgatttaatatgtatctgggcgaaaaaacacgattccactaaatgtatttatcttaattaattgttttcaagtgttgtctgagagaaagaaatgtctgagtcgaggctccgcggttttgattttgttctgattgttcctgtgatctgttaaatgtgtgagaatatctGCTCCCGAACACCGGCtgagacatgctgtcgaaaaACTAGCGATTTACTGTGgttaacgccgcgaaatattgctggaactttggcgactgttctcggctaaagaatcggcaagcggttctcgccaaagatagattatgcggaatctttcatgggcggatcgagaccttcggaattcgttggtgacgaatctccttccctccattgttattaaacattccaaaaattcaattcagatttaattaaaatcaattaataattttagtggaatctctcaataagaaaacgttgaagaagagtcgggcgcggcggaataagcaGATCAAAAATCTGAGGGAGttagtccgccgcttcttcataCAATACcttctcgcggcggcaccaagTGAAGAGGTTTTtgtgtctcccgcgcgccacgaggagagaccttggtctcctcgtccaggcccaccgccaccatctcctatccgcggcgatccggaaccgttattcggctatttcccggaagaagaggagtctGTTACAAATCCTTCCGACGACCGAAATCTTTCgtctcagtccacggagcctggatcggaattattccgccccacgactccttcttatactccgaattcttccctcgtctccgagccacggtttcccggagatgagccaagagcctgTTCCTCTCCCctttcaccacctccttttcccttcgaacctgaggaagccgactctctgggtgaggatgactcaatctctctcccaggagtagacttccccgatcaacctccatctccggtcccgagtatagagatcctcgaggagcatccagagccgagagaggttatagatcctctcctggagctcctccgcagggcctgtactccgtggacagatcctgtcccggaaagggccttctccatcggccctgaccacttcgagccagaagagatcaggattcaggcagctcggtctgatcctgattctcattttttcatttattatcccggggtggaatttcctttcctggctccgatgaGATTAATTGACCTtgttttcccgagatccacggcgagggtggtggaaatcgaagaggtcaCTATAGATTAATaatcacacacacacatgcacacccttacactcatgtaaatattgtaaaatactcAACACCgccatgttaaaattatatcta contains:
- the LOC139109858 gene encoding PHD finger protein rhinoceros-like; protein product: MDIGNERQPSPCDKKTAAQQQPPPRPKETAAQQQPPLHLKDLTPNLIIRRDNTRHHTVLQELAPAEPTREELIKRIKELEQEPAQAEPTKDDLIKRIKELEALMKKPPRWMKGKKNRGRGRGRGRGRGRGHGAGQTTHNQTLYFY